The Spirosoma radiotolerans genome has a window encoding:
- a CDS encoding WD40/YVTN/BNR-like repeat-containing protein, with translation MFKLINANYQPAKRLLFGAGSPHKTLITSGLIILLSYWQVIAQSTATQTAQAPKPVNVSVMNAMQWRLIGPFRGGRSVCVAGHPTERLVFYMGTTGGGVWKTENGGITWQNISDGFFKMGSVGAIAIAQSNPNIIYVGMGEHTLRGNLSPGDGVYKSIDAGKTWTHIGLTDTQHIGSVIIDPANPDVVYVAALGHAFGPNEERGVFRTTDGGKSWKKVLYKNPNVGAIDLTIDPAHPKTIYASTFEFRRFPWGVRSAGPGAGIFKTEDGGDIWTDITRNKGLPTGTNRGRIGLALSPAKPNRIWAIIEAENEQTGVYRTDDAGATWQVVSQFADLFQRPWYYHHLKADPKDSETLWVLNIDMWKSGDGGKTYKKVDPPHGDNHQLWIDPNDTNRMVQANDGGGTVTFDGGKTWSSIYNQPTAQMYHVITDNKFPYRAYGAQQDNSTISVPSRSDYGAIYPNENYDIGGGESGYIAFNKNDPSLIFAANHHWLTRLNLKTNQLKDVSVIPDDMYGYGSADLAYRFQWTYPVMVSPHNPKVLYATSQYVHRSTDQGMSWQVVSPNLSRSDPSTLEKTPTLDDQSIGKDWGPIKRDNTGVEWYGTIFALAESPVKAGVLWSGSDDGYVQVSVDNGKTWKNVTPKDMPAFARISIIDPSPHNPATAYVAALKYKQDDFHPYVYKTSDYGKTWTKITQGFPENDFVRVVREDPKRKGLLYAGTERGMYVSFTDGAFWQPLQLNLPVVPIHDLAIQDNDLVAATHGRSFWILDDLTVLHQLTDDVQTSAVHLFKPRPTVRFKAGLDPAIKPVPNGAGDLGKNPPNGVKIVYYLPEKPKSPISLDFFDARGLLIKSYKSSTLVPASPKSVSATAPKDSAGLAEMRQPKPPARKEIMLPAEAGGNAFVWEDMRYPDPITLPNSVTHGRARGPLAMPGTYKAQLTVDGKTYSQTFEIIKDPRIETTQEEFKQQFDMLIKIRERLNELRKGVLTIRQMRQQLDSTGRSANDQSIKELKDKLLRIEDALYQFRAKANQDLTNHPVRLNTKFTALSGFVESDDSKPTQQQVDQYNSLSKSLAEQLKALETLKPAVQSKSRPN, from the coding sequence ATGTTCAAACTAATCAACGCCAATTACCAGCCAGCCAAGCGCCTATTGTTTGGAGCAGGCTCTCCACATAAGACCCTAATCACCAGCGGGTTAATTATCCTCCTAAGTTACTGGCAGGTAATCGCCCAGTCTACGGCCACTCAAACGGCGCAGGCCCCCAAACCCGTCAACGTCTCAGTCATGAACGCCATGCAATGGCGCCTGATCGGTCCCTTCAGGGGAGGCCGTTCGGTGTGTGTGGCGGGTCACCCTACCGAGCGGCTGGTCTTTTACATGGGAACAACTGGTGGGGGCGTCTGGAAAACGGAAAACGGCGGCATCACCTGGCAGAATATCTCCGATGGCTTTTTCAAAATGGGCTCCGTTGGGGCCATCGCCATCGCGCAGTCGAACCCCAACATCATCTACGTGGGGATGGGTGAACATACCCTGCGGGGCAATCTGTCGCCCGGCGATGGCGTCTATAAATCCATCGATGCGGGCAAGACCTGGACGCACATCGGCCTGACGGATACACAGCATATTGGCTCGGTCATTATTGATCCCGCCAATCCGGATGTTGTTTATGTAGCCGCCCTCGGTCATGCGTTTGGCCCGAATGAAGAACGGGGCGTATTCCGGACGACCGACGGCGGAAAAAGCTGGAAAAAAGTCCTCTACAAAAACCCAAACGTGGGCGCTATCGACCTGACCATTGACCCGGCTCATCCAAAAACGATCTATGCCTCCACCTTTGAATTTCGCCGGTTTCCCTGGGGTGTACGCAGTGCCGGACCGGGCGCGGGAATTTTCAAAACCGAAGACGGTGGCGATATCTGGACCGACATTACCCGCAACAAGGGATTACCGACAGGCACGAACCGGGGACGGATTGGGCTGGCTTTATCACCGGCAAAACCCAATCGAATCTGGGCAATTATCGAAGCCGAAAATGAACAGACGGGTGTTTACCGAACCGACGATGCCGGGGCTACCTGGCAGGTGGTGAGCCAGTTTGCCGATCTGTTTCAACGGCCCTGGTATTATCATCACCTGAAAGCGGATCCTAAGGACAGCGAAACGCTCTGGGTACTCAACATCGACATGTGGAAATCGGGCGATGGCGGGAAAACGTACAAAAAAGTGGACCCTCCGCACGGCGATAATCACCAGCTTTGGATTGATCCCAACGATACCAACCGAATGGTGCAGGCCAATGATGGCGGTGGCACGGTGACGTTTGATGGCGGCAAAACGTGGTCAAGCATCTACAATCAGCCAACGGCCCAGATGTACCATGTCATTACGGATAACAAATTCCCGTATCGGGCCTATGGTGCCCAGCAGGACAATTCAACGATTTCTGTTCCCAGCCGTTCCGACTACGGGGCCATTTATCCGAACGAAAATTACGACATTGGTGGGGGCGAATCGGGTTATATTGCCTTCAACAAAAATGACCCGTCCCTGATTTTTGCGGCCAATCACCACTGGCTTACCCGCCTGAATCTTAAGACGAATCAGCTTAAGGATGTGTCGGTCATTCCCGATGACATGTATGGCTACGGCTCTGCCGATCTGGCGTACCGGTTTCAATGGACCTATCCCGTGATGGTTTCGCCCCACAACCCGAAGGTTTTGTATGCTACGTCGCAGTACGTTCACCGGTCGACGGATCAGGGCATGAGCTGGCAGGTGGTCAGCCCTAATTTATCCCGCTCCGATCCATCAACCCTCGAAAAAACGCCTACCCTGGATGATCAGTCGATTGGGAAAGACTGGGGACCGATCAAACGCGACAACACCGGCGTGGAATGGTACGGAACCATTTTCGCGCTGGCCGAATCGCCCGTAAAGGCGGGCGTTCTGTGGTCTGGGTCGGATGATGGCTACGTGCAGGTATCGGTAGATAATGGCAAAACCTGGAAAAATGTGACGCCGAAGGATATGCCGGCCTTTGCCCGGATCAGCATCATTGATCCATCTCCCCACAATCCGGCCACGGCCTACGTAGCAGCCTTGAAATACAAGCAGGATGACTTCCATCCTTACGTCTATAAAACCAGCGATTACGGCAAAACATGGACGAAAATAACGCAGGGCTTTCCCGAAAATGATTTTGTTAGGGTCGTCCGGGAAGATCCGAAACGGAAGGGGTTGCTTTATGCCGGTACCGAACGGGGCATGTATGTTTCCTTTACGGATGGGGCCTTTTGGCAACCGCTTCAATTAAATTTGCCCGTGGTGCCTATTCACGACCTGGCCATTCAGGATAACGATCTGGTGGCGGCTACGCATGGCCGCTCGTTCTGGATTCTGGATGACCTGACTGTTTTGCACCAACTGACCGACGATGTGCAGACATCGGCTGTTCACTTATTCAAACCCCGGCCAACCGTCCGGTTTAAAGCAGGGCTGGACCCGGCGATAAAACCAGTGCCAAATGGCGCGGGCGACCTGGGCAAAAATCCGCCGAACGGCGTGAAGATCGTCTACTACCTGCCGGAGAAGCCCAAAAGCCCGATCTCACTGGATTTCTTCGACGCCCGTGGCCTGCTGATCAAATCATATAAGAGTAGCACGCTCGTTCCTGCGTCGCCCAAATCTGTCTCTGCCACGGCACCAAAAGATTCAGCGGGGCTAGCCGAGATGCGGCAACCAAAACCGCCCGCCCGGAAAGAAATTATGTTGCCCGCCGAAGCTGGAGGCAATGCGTTTGTGTGGGAAGACATGCGCTACCCGGACCCCATCACGCTGCCGAATTCAGTTACCCACGGCCGCGCCAGGGGTCCGCTGGCCATGCCCGGCACATATAAAGCCCAGCTAACGGTAGACGGGAAAACGTACAGCCAAACCTTCGAGATCATCAAAGATCCCCGCATCGAAACGACCCAGGAGGAGTTCAAACAGCAATTCGATATGCTCATCAAGATTCGGGAGCGGCTGAATGAATTACGGAAAGGGGTGCTGACGATCCGGCAGATGCGCCAGCAGCTGGACAGCACCGGGCGCTCAGCCAATGATCAGTCAATCAAAGAATTAAAAGATAAACTACTCCGCATTGAAGACGCGTTGTACCAGTTTCGGGCGAAAGCAAATCAGGATTTGACCAACCATCCGGTTCGGCTGAATACTAAATTTACTGCCCTGAGCGGCTTTGTTGAGTCGGATGATTCGAAGCCGACCCAACAGCAGGTCGATCAGTACAACAGCTTGTCGAAAAGCCTGGCCGAACAATTAAAAGCACTGGAAACCCTTAAACCGGCGGTTCAAAGCAAGAGTCGGCCGAATTAA
- a CDS encoding VPS10 domain-containing protein: MKSFVLLLFIVTCNTIVNTQLWAQADTAVNPVFKGMAWRNIGPTRGGRSLGSAGSPGRKQEYYFGAVGGGLWKTTDGGQSWNPVTDGQLNSSSVGAVAVAETNPDIVYIGTGETQLRGNIMQGDGVYKTTNAGKTWTNIGLKNTQAIARVRVHPTNPDIVYVAALGHPYGPNEERGIFRTTDGGKSWKKVLYKGDKAGAVDIIIDRKNPNVLYASIWQVYRTPWKMWGGGGASGLFKSTDGGDTWTELTRKPGMPKGTVGKIGVTVSPVDNNRVWAIVEAEDGGVYRSDDAGMTWKHVNDERKLRQRAFYYSRIYADPLDKNGVYCLNVGFYKSSDGGVKFNKTITVPHGDNHDLWIDPADSTRMITSNDGGGAVSVNGGKTWTDENFPTAQLYHITATNDFPYHIAGAQQDNTTVAVASEGWTNQLVKNNSIKKGEWGYEVGGGESGYIAQDPKNPDIFYAGSQGALLTRYDRSTGQTRDVQIYPRFFSGEPASALPERWQWTYPIVFSPKDPNRLYACSQHVWVSTNEGQSWEKISPDLTYADTTTLGKSGGVITMDMNGPEIYATVFALAPSYHDVNTIWAGSDDGLIHITRDHGKSWQKITPPDMPKNTRVSIIEASRHKPGTAYVAAKRYQMDDRAPYLWKTDDYGKTWKKIITGLRPTDFAHSIREDITRPGLLYAGMEHGIWVSFNDGEVWQPLQLKLPDTQISDIQVTEKDVVIGTHGRSIYVLDDISPVREFTPDLAKKPVHLFKPYYAVRRVQPAVFQYYLAKQADSVKVDILDAAGTVIQSFTGTKPTNPKTGGDDDDDDEPGKPKIKLPTTAAGLNRYEWDLRYPGATYFKGMIMWGARPTAGPMALPGQYQVRLTVGTQSFTQHFEIRLDPRLKGVTTADVQEQFKMAMKLRDETSKANDAVVQIRALKEKLAKQPENPTNQKLKEQLGIIEENLYQIRNQSGQDPLNFPIKLNNRLAALWRSIESGDAKPTDGSYKVYEELSGDLTKQLADLDKLIKSSKIGM; encoded by the coding sequence ATGAAGTCTTTTGTCCTTCTCCTCTTTATTGTCACTTGCAACACAATCGTTAACACTCAACTTTGGGCCCAGGCCGACACGGCTGTCAATCCTGTTTTTAAAGGGATGGCCTGGCGAAATATCGGGCCAACGCGGGGTGGACGGTCGCTGGGGTCAGCCGGATCGCCCGGTCGCAAACAGGAATATTATTTTGGTGCCGTGGGCGGAGGACTCTGGAAAACCACCGACGGCGGTCAGAGCTGGAACCCCGTTACCGATGGCCAATTGAACAGTTCGTCGGTGGGGGCGGTGGCCGTGGCGGAGACAAACCCGGACATTGTCTACATCGGAACGGGCGAAACCCAGCTTCGGGGCAACATCATGCAGGGCGATGGTGTCTACAAAACAACGAACGCAGGGAAAACCTGGACAAACATCGGCCTGAAAAATACCCAGGCGATTGCCCGCGTTCGTGTTCACCCGACGAACCCGGATATTGTTTACGTAGCCGCCCTGGGACACCCCTACGGCCCGAATGAAGAACGCGGCATTTTCCGCACGACCGACGGTGGGAAAAGCTGGAAAAAAGTCCTCTACAAAGGCGATAAGGCCGGTGCAGTCGACATCATCATTGACCGAAAAAACCCGAACGTACTGTATGCATCCATCTGGCAGGTCTACCGGACGCCCTGGAAAATGTGGGGTGGCGGGGGCGCTTCCGGCCTGTTTAAATCAACGGATGGGGGCGACACCTGGACTGAACTGACCCGCAAACCAGGCATGCCGAAGGGAACCGTTGGCAAGATCGGCGTGACGGTTTCGCCCGTGGATAACAACCGGGTATGGGCCATTGTCGAAGCCGAAGATGGGGGCGTTTACCGCTCCGATGATGCGGGCATGACCTGGAAGCACGTCAACGACGAACGGAAGCTGCGGCAGCGGGCCTTTTATTATTCCCGTATTTATGCCGATCCACTCGATAAAAACGGCGTTTACTGCCTGAACGTCGGCTTTTATAAATCGTCGGATGGTGGCGTCAAATTCAATAAAACGATTACCGTTCCGCATGGCGACAATCACGATCTGTGGATCGACCCGGCCGATTCAACCCGCATGATCACCTCCAACGATGGTGGTGGGGCCGTATCCGTCAACGGCGGCAAAACCTGGACCGATGAAAATTTCCCGACCGCGCAACTATACCACATTACCGCAACCAACGATTTTCCCTACCACATTGCGGGCGCGCAGCAGGACAACACGACCGTGGCCGTGGCCAGCGAGGGCTGGACAAATCAGTTGGTCAAAAATAACAGCATCAAGAAAGGAGAATGGGGGTATGAAGTGGGTGGTGGCGAAAGCGGCTACATTGCGCAGGACCCCAAAAACCCTGATATTTTTTACGCCGGGAGTCAGGGGGCGCTCCTGACCCGTTACGACCGGTCGACGGGGCAAACCCGCGATGTGCAGATTTACCCTCGTTTCTTCTCCGGCGAACCCGCCAGCGCCCTTCCCGAACGCTGGCAGTGGACGTACCCGATTGTGTTCTCTCCCAAAGATCCAAACCGATTGTATGCTTGTTCGCAACACGTTTGGGTATCCACGAATGAAGGGCAAAGCTGGGAAAAAATTAGTCCGGACCTGACCTACGCCGACACAACCACACTCGGCAAAAGCGGGGGTGTTATCACGATGGATATGAACGGCCCCGAAATCTACGCGACCGTTTTTGCCCTGGCCCCCTCCTACCATGACGTCAATACGATCTGGGCTGGTTCTGACGATGGCCTGATTCACATCACCCGCGACCATGGCAAAAGCTGGCAGAAAATCACCCCACCCGATATGCCTAAAAATACCCGTGTGAGCATTATTGAGGCTTCGCGGCACAAACCGGGCACAGCTTATGTAGCCGCGAAACGCTACCAGATGGATGACCGCGCGCCCTATCTCTGGAAAACCGACGATTACGGAAAAACCTGGAAAAAGATCATTACCGGCCTGCGACCCACTGACTTTGCCCACTCCATTCGGGAAGATATTACGCGCCCCGGTCTGCTTTATGCCGGTATGGAACACGGTATCTGGGTGTCGTTCAACGATGGAGAAGTCTGGCAGCCGCTCCAGTTAAAACTACCCGATACACAGATTTCGGACATTCAGGTTACGGAGAAAGATGTTGTGATCGGTACCCATGGCCGGTCGATTTACGTGCTGGACGATATTTCTCCCGTTCGGGAATTCACCCCCGATCTGGCCAAGAAACCGGTGCATTTGTTCAAGCCGTACTATGCCGTTCGACGCGTACAGCCTGCTGTTTTTCAGTACTACCTGGCGAAACAGGCAGATAGCGTTAAAGTCGACATTCTGGACGCAGCCGGAACGGTCATTCAGTCATTCACGGGCACAAAACCAACAAATCCAAAAACGGGGGGTGATGATGACGACGATGATGAACCCGGAAAACCCAAAATCAAGCTACCCACAACGGCGGCCGGGCTGAATCGCTACGAATGGGATCTGCGTTATCCGGGGGCTACTTATTTCAAAGGCATGATCATGTGGGGCGCCCGCCCAACGGCGGGGCCGATGGCCCTACCCGGTCAGTATCAGGTACGGCTGACGGTGGGCACCCAATCGTTTACGCAACACTTCGAAATCCGGCTCGATCCACGCCTGAAAGGCGTAACAACAGCCGATGTGCAAGAGCAGTTCAAGATGGCGATGAAGCTGCGCGATGAGACCAGCAAAGCCAACGACGCCGTGGTCCAGATTCGGGCGTTGAAGGAGAAACTGGCCAAACAACCCGAAAATCCAACCAATCAGAAGTTGAAAGAGCAACTTGGCATCATTGAAGAAAATCTGTACCAGATTCGCAATCAGAGTGGTCAGGACCCGTTGAATTTCCCCATCAAACTCAACAATCGGCTGGCAGCCCTTTGGCGTAGTATCGAAAGTGGCGATGCCAAACCGACCGATGGGTCGTATAAAGTATACGAAGAGTTATCGGGTGATCTGACGAAGCAGCTTGCGGACCTGGACAAGCTGATAAAATCCAGCAAGATCGGCATGTAA
- a CDS encoding WD40/YVTN/BNR-like repeat-containing protein — protein MVNRQFTTCIIFSLVICLLPELTLAQRKAKATTKSTSVLASDSLFNAMRWRNIGPFRAGRALGVSGHPSQPLTYYFGATGGGVWKTIDGGGNWVMVSDTTFKSSSVGAVAVAPSDPNVVYVGMGESDIRSNIANGDGVYKSTDAGKTWKHMGLKMADAIGNVEVHPQNSDIVYVAALGNPFAPNKERGVFRTTDGGKTWKAILTKNDSTGAATVKIDPNNPSIIYASMWQAYRNSYKMSSGGPGSGLYKSTDGGDTWTSLSNKPGMPKGLLGKIGIVVSPANSNRLYAMVENAKGGLYRSDDAGDSWQLINEDKNLWQRPWYYMMMGADPQDENGLIVLNVNAMKSYDGGKTFQTINVHHGDTHDIWWNPKNPMNYIIADDGGAEVTYNGGATFSDVDIPTSQFYHVAVDNDFPYNLYGAQQDNTSIRIASRTTEYSIGKSAWYPVSGGESGYITPEPNNPDVTYGGSYDGLITRYDKKTDQNQVINVYPEYFMGSPSSARKYRFQWTYPIVFSPHDPKTLYITSQYLHRSTDFGHSWQDISPDLTRNDPKTQGDTGGPITKDNTGAETFPTIFTFAESPVEKNVFWAGSDDGLMHISRDGAKTWQNITPPASMLPELAIMSLVHPSDHTAGKAYLAAKRYMSGDRKPYLFKTTDYGKTWTSITAGIPADEHCHVVREDPNKPGLLYAGTERGVYVSFNDGGSWEKLSLNLPVTPVRDLQIHKREKDLVIATHGLAFWIMDDITPLHELMDMKQGGKAMATMHLYKPRHAYRMEGGAGNPRRGRAVATDEGENAPNGVITRYYLKTKPKKELKLVYMTTAGDTIITYSNLKDKKGQPFKVLPEFYQDEMTPQPGKMTAQPGMNVFVWDMRYPDATAVEGTNVMWTGRGTGAKVIPGNYKVRLLLGDSLIAEQPIEIRKDPRLAITAAEYQEQFDLLQKINGKLSETHKAINQLRQIRTQINGYTNNVKEPKAAEKFKNAAKPILEELDKIESTLMQPKSKAPQDALAYPIRLNDKIAGVASAVSSSDSKPTKSSYTAYDDLSKQIDTAISKLKEVVNTQIPTFNRVVTEQQIPAIIIN, from the coding sequence ATGGTAAATAGACAATTTACTACTTGTATAATTTTTTCGCTGGTTATATGCCTGCTTCCTGAACTCACATTGGCCCAACGAAAGGCAAAAGCAACTACAAAGTCAACGTCGGTATTGGCTTCCGACAGCCTGTTCAATGCTATGCGGTGGCGCAACATTGGCCCATTTCGGGCGGGGCGGGCCCTGGGTGTTTCGGGGCATCCGAGCCAACCACTGACCTACTACTTCGGGGCAACCGGCGGAGGGGTCTGGAAAACAATCGATGGGGGGGGCAACTGGGTAATGGTCTCGGATACCACCTTTAAATCCAGCTCCGTTGGCGCGGTGGCGGTTGCACCGTCTGATCCAAACGTTGTGTATGTTGGCATGGGAGAGTCCGATATCCGCAGCAACATCGCGAACGGTGATGGTGTCTATAAATCGACGGATGCAGGCAAAACCTGGAAGCACATGGGCCTGAAGATGGCCGATGCCATTGGCAACGTTGAGGTGCATCCGCAAAATTCGGATATCGTGTATGTGGCCGCTTTGGGCAATCCGTTTGCGCCCAATAAAGAGCGGGGTGTGTTTCGGACCACCGACGGCGGCAAAACCTGGAAGGCCATCCTGACAAAAAATGATAGCACAGGGGCCGCTACGGTGAAAATTGACCCGAACAACCCATCGATTATATACGCGTCGATGTGGCAGGCGTACCGCAATAGTTACAAAATGAGCAGTGGCGGCCCCGGTAGTGGCTTGTATAAATCGACGGACGGGGGTGATACCTGGACGAGTCTAAGCAACAAACCCGGCATGCCAAAAGGGCTGTTGGGAAAAATTGGCATCGTTGTATCGCCCGCTAACTCGAACCGGCTGTATGCGATGGTCGAAAATGCCAAAGGGGGCCTCTACCGCTCCGACGACGCCGGAGATTCATGGCAGCTCATCAACGAAGACAAAAACCTGTGGCAGCGCCCCTGGTATTACATGATGATGGGCGCTGACCCACAGGACGAAAATGGCCTGATCGTGTTGAATGTCAACGCGATGAAGTCATACGACGGCGGCAAAACATTCCAGACGATTAATGTTCATCATGGCGACACGCACGACATCTGGTGGAACCCGAAGAATCCGATGAACTACATCATTGCCGATGATGGCGGGGCTGAAGTGACCTACAACGGCGGGGCTACCTTTTCCGATGTCGACATACCTACCTCGCAGTTTTACCATGTGGCAGTCGACAACGATTTCCCATATAACCTGTACGGCGCTCAGCAGGATAATACCTCCATTCGTATTGCCAGTCGCACCACAGAGTATTCCATTGGTAAATCGGCCTGGTATCCGGTATCGGGGGGCGAATCGGGCTACATTACACCCGAACCAAACAATCCCGACGTCACGTATGGGGGCAGTTATGACGGGCTGATTACCCGTTACGATAAAAAAACGGACCAGAACCAGGTTATCAATGTCTATCCCGAATATTTCATGGGCTCGCCATCCTCGGCCCGGAAATACCGCTTTCAGTGGACTTATCCGATCGTTTTCTCACCACACGATCCCAAAACGCTGTATATCACCTCGCAATACCTGCATCGAAGTACAGATTTTGGTCATTCGTGGCAGGATATTAGCCCGGATTTAACCCGCAACGACCCTAAAACGCAGGGCGATACCGGCGGACCCATTACCAAAGACAATACCGGGGCCGAAACCTTCCCGACGATCTTCACCTTTGCCGAATCGCCCGTCGAAAAGAATGTATTCTGGGCGGGTTCCGATGATGGGCTGATGCACATCAGCCGCGATGGTGCTAAAACATGGCAAAATATCACTCCGCCTGCGTCGATGTTACCTGAGCTGGCTATTATGAGCCTCGTGCACCCATCTGACCACACCGCCGGGAAAGCCTATCTGGCAGCCAAGCGGTATATGTCGGGCGATCGGAAGCCGTATCTATTTAAAACGACTGATTACGGCAAAACCTGGACAAGCATCACTGCGGGTATTCCGGCGGATGAACACTGCCATGTGGTGCGTGAAGATCCAAACAAGCCTGGGTTACTGTATGCCGGTACAGAACGGGGCGTTTATGTGTCCTTCAACGACGGCGGTTCGTGGGAAAAGCTGAGTTTGAATTTGCCGGTTACGCCTGTTCGGGATTTGCAGATTCATAAGCGCGAAAAGGATCTGGTCATTGCCACCCACGGGCTGGCTTTCTGGATCATGGACGACATTACGCCACTCCACGAACTCATGGATATGAAGCAAGGGGGCAAGGCAATGGCGACTATGCACCTCTATAAACCTCGGCATGCCTACCGCATGGAAGGCGGAGCCGGGAACCCTCGCCGGGGGCGGGCCGTAGCCACCGACGAGGGCGAAAATGCCCCCAACGGTGTCATTACGCGCTATTACCTGAAAACCAAGCCAAAAAAAGAGCTAAAGCTGGTGTATATGACGACCGCAGGGGACACGATCATCACTTACTCGAACCTGAAAGACAAAAAAGGGCAGCCCTTCAAGGTGTTACCTGAGTTCTATCAGGATGAAATGACTCCGCAGCCTGGAAAAATGACAGCACAACCCGGCATGAATGTCTTTGTCTGGGATATGCGCTACCCGGACGCTACCGCTGTTGAGGGAACGAACGTTATGTGGACAGGACGCGGGACGGGGGCAAAAGTGATACCCGGCAACTACAAAGTTCGCCTACTTCTGGGCGACTCACTGATTGCTGAGCAGCCCATCGAAATTCGCAAGGACCCCCGGCTCGCCATCACGGCGGCCGAATACCAGGAGCAGTTTGATTTGCTGCAGAAAATTAATGGCAAACTATCGGAAACGCACAAAGCCATCAATCAGCTTCGTCAGATCCGAACACAAATCAATGGGTATACCAATAATGTGAAGGAACCAAAGGCTGCCGAAAAATTCAAAAATGCCGCCAAGCCCATTCTGGAGGAACTCGACAAGATTGAATCCACCCTGATGCAGCCAAAGTCGAAAGCGCCACAGGATGCGCTAGCCTACCCGATTCGCCTGAATGATAAAATAGCCGGGGTCGCTTCGGCCGTTTCTTCGTCCGACAGCAAGCCAACCAAATCGTCGTATACCGCGTATGATGATCTGTCCAAGCAAATCGATACAGCCATATCTAAACTGAAAGAGGTTGTCAATACACAAATTCCGACTTTTAACCGGGTGGTAACGGAACAGCAGATTCCGGCAATTATTATCAATTAA